Proteins found in one Methanobacterium sp. genomic segment:
- a CDS encoding chorismate lyase translates to MNINVMEKINELEKKIGNLSSAQKILLATDGSVTTILDVLKGHIKVNTLIQEFRESDDESTRDLGIKKGDIINYRAVIMSSKFEEPLIHAISLTPVKKLDNNFKEDLLKADIPIGRILKKYNIESRREITHIGAFKPDDELKKIFNTDSIMLTRCYNIIYQREVLIRIKETFPYSLFRE, encoded by the coding sequence ATGAACATAAATGTAATGGAAAAAATAAACGAATTAGAAAAAAAAATTGGTAATCTTTCCAGTGCTCAAAAGATACTTCTTGCAACTGATGGATCAGTAACAACAATACTTGACGTCCTTAAAGGGCATATTAAGGTCAATACACTTATTCAGGAATTTCGAGAATCAGATGATGAGTCTACCAGAGATTTAGGAATCAAAAAAGGAGATATTATTAATTACAGGGCCGTTATTATGAGTAGTAAGTTTGAAGAGCCACTTATACATGCCATATCATTAACTCCAGTTAAAAAACTTGATAATAACTTTAAAGAAGACCTTTTAAAGGCAGATATTCCAATTGGCCGAATTTTGAAGAAATACAACATTGAATCAAGAAGGGAAATAACACATATTGGTGCTTTTAAGCCTGATGACGAACTTAAAAAAATATTCAATACAGATTCAATAATGCTTACACGATGCTACAATATAATCTACCAGAGAGAAGTTTTAATCAGGATAAAAGAAACATTTCCCTATAGTTTGTTTAGAGAATAA
- the cyaB gene encoding class IV adenylate cyclase: MIEVEVKANVNSFNEVESKLNEINAIKSKTEHQIDTYFNNPLLRDFKKTDEALRIRKTTINNGDSEIILTYKGAKIDKVSKTRKEIEVNVKDSKLMGSILENLGFKAVADVQKERTTYLFNEYVISLDHVLEVGKFVEIERDIEEGEDFKDALEEIFRLYKKLGIESGFERKSYLELMGVYKD; the protein is encoded by the coding sequence ATGATAGAAGTAGAAGTTAAAGCTAATGTTAACAGTTTCAATGAAGTTGAATCTAAATTAAACGAAATTAATGCAATAAAAAGTAAAACAGAGCACCAGATTGATACATATTTCAACAATCCATTATTAAGAGATTTCAAAAAAACTGATGAAGCATTGAGAATACGAAAAACCACCATTAACAATGGAGACTCTGAAATAATTCTTACCTATAAGGGCGCTAAAATAGACAAAGTGAGTAAAACACGTAAAGAAATAGAAGTTAATGTCAAAGATTCCAAACTAATGGGTTCAATTTTAGAAAATCTTGGATTTAAAGCTGTAGCTGATGTTCAAAAAGAAAGGACTACCTATCTATTCAATGAATATGTAATATCACTGGATCATGTGCTTGAAGTTGGAAAATTTGTAGAAATAGAAAGGGACATTGAAGAAGGAGAAGATTTTAAAGATGCCCTTGAGGAAATTTTCAGGTTATACAAAAAATTAGGTATCGAAAGCGGATTTGAACGGAAGTCCTATCTGGAACTGATGGGCGTTTATAAAGATTGA
- a CDS encoding homocitrate synthase family protein: MKYFVSPFNNSFDLKFPRNITIYDTTMRDGEQTPGVCLRTPEKLKIARKLDELGIHQIEAGFPIVSNEEKRSVKAIVNEDLNAEILVLSRTKKEDIETAIDCGVDGIITFMATSDLHLKHKLKITKEEALNICMKSIEYAKDHGIFVAFSAEDATRTDINFLKEIYKKAEDYGADRVHIADTVGAISPQGADYLVRELRKDISTEIAMHCHNDFGMALSNSISGLLAGATAVSTTVNGIGERAGNTSLEEIVMALKIIYNIDLGFNIEHIYELSKIVEELTNVKVPDNKPIVGRNVFRHESGIHVDAVIEEPLTYEPFLPEMIGHHRKIVLGKHSGCRAVKAKLDECGIEVTKDELCKIVEQIKISREKGKYINDKLFNQIVRSVRGLADL; encoded by the coding sequence TTGAAATATTTTGTAAGTCCTTTTAACAATTCTTTTGATTTAAAGTTTCCGAGAAATATAACCATATACGACACAACCATGAGAGACGGAGAACAGACTCCTGGAGTATGTTTAAGGACCCCAGAAAAGTTAAAAATAGCAAGAAAGCTTGATGAACTTGGAATACATCAAATAGAGGCAGGGTTTCCCATTGTTTCCAATGAAGAAAAGAGGTCAGTTAAAGCTATTGTAAATGAAGATTTAAATGCTGAAATACTGGTTTTATCCAGAACAAAAAAGGAAGATATTGAAACTGCCATTGATTGTGGTGTTGACGGTATAATAACTTTCATGGCAACGTCTGACCTTCACCTGAAGCATAAGCTCAAAATAACTAAAGAAGAAGCTTTAAATATCTGCATGAAATCCATTGAGTATGCCAAGGACCACGGCATTTTTGTGGCATTTTCGGCGGAAGATGCTACCCGAACAGATATAAACTTTTTAAAGGAAATTTATAAAAAAGCAGAAGATTACGGTGCTGACAGAGTACATATAGCTGATACAGTAGGTGCAATTAGCCCTCAAGGAGCAGATTACCTTGTGAGGGAATTAAGAAAAGACATATCAACGGAAATAGCAATGCACTGTCATAACGACTTTGGAATGGCTCTATCAAACTCAATTTCAGGGCTTCTTGCAGGTGCAACAGCAGTATCAACCACTGTAAACGGAATTGGAGAAAGGGCTGGAAATACCTCCCTGGAAGAGATTGTAATGGCTTTAAAGATAATTTATAATATTGATTTAGGATTTAACATTGAACACATCTATGAACTTTCTAAAATTGTGGAGGAACTTACAAACGTTAAGGTTCCTGACAATAAACCAATTGTTGGTAGAAATGTGTTCAGACATGAATCTGGAATTCATGTAGATGCTGTAATTGAGGAACCACTAACCTACGAACCATTCTTACCCGAAATGATCGGACACCACAGAAAAATAGTTCTTGGAAAGCATTCTGGATGCAGGGCAGTTAAAGCAAAACTTGATGAATGTGGAATAGAAGTTACAAAGGACGAATTATGCAAAATCGTTGAACAAATTAAAATAAGCAGGGAAAAGGGCAAATATATTAACGACAAGCTCTTTAACCAGATCGTAAGATCTGTACGTGGACTTGCAGATTTATAA
- a CDS encoding ribonucleotide reductase N-terminal alpha domain-containing protein: MKFSLNTMKILQKRYLLKDEEGKVIETPEYMFKRVSNAVSSADNLYKDADVDKTEEDFYGVMSRLEFLPNSPTLMNAGTPINQLSACFVLPVEDSIEGIFNALKNMAIIHKSGGGVGFSFSNLRPKGDIVKSTKGVASGPVSFMRIFDVATDVIKQGGRRRGANMGILDVNHPDIIEFITVKEQEGVLNNFNLSVAVSDEFMKKVENDEKYRLINPRNGNTVKKLRAHDVFELIARTAWKCGDPGIIFQDEINRKNTVPYAGKIQATNPCVTSDTWIMTEKGPRQVKELIDRGFTAILNGEKWNASGFFSTGKKPVYKLKTKEGFKLRLTEDHKVLKVNGLTKYRMKTEWEMVKNLKNGDKIVLNNHRNFNGWMGEFSEKEGYLIGLSGRKTVPEKMEKSSSRFCKGLIKGLFDADGSLDESGIEGVSIRFQNDPEILKSIQRMLLRFGIISRISQHEIIISDENMFYFHDLIGFDDPDKSERLNRVINSCKRKMKPGCFTATVDKIVPDCIEEVYDIQIPGINAFDANGFYIHNCGEQPLFNYESCNLGSINLVKMVKNNKIDFDKLKRTVKTAVHFLDNVIDINSFPLQKIETETLKNRKIGLGVMGFAEMLIMLGIPYDSQDALDTAEKIMEFINFHAKEASVKFGKRRGSFPNFKGSKYDKEGISTMRNATVTTIAPTGTISMIAGVTSGIEPLFAVSFVRDVMEGEKLLEVNKLFKDLAKNKGFYSKELMAKIAKKGSIQDINEIDDDIKEIFVTAHDIEPKWHIKMQATFQKHADNAVSKTVNLPPDASPDDVKEIILLAYKLKCKGITVYRYGSKRKQVLYLNNKKYLSAGSEYSGGCPSFNCPY, translated from the coding sequence ACGCTGATGTGGACAAAACAGAAGAAGACTTTTATGGTGTAATGTCCAGACTTGAATTTCTCCCTAATTCTCCAACCCTTATGAATGCTGGTACTCCTATTAACCAGCTTTCAGCATGTTTTGTCCTGCCTGTAGAGGACTCGATAGAGGGAATATTCAACGCCCTTAAAAACATGGCAATTATCCATAAATCAGGTGGAGGCGTGGGATTTTCATTTTCAAATCTTAGGCCAAAAGGAGATATTGTAAAATCAACAAAAGGTGTGGCTTCAGGGCCAGTATCATTTATGCGGATTTTTGATGTTGCAACAGATGTTATAAAACAGGGAGGAAGAAGAAGAGGCGCAAATATGGGGATACTGGATGTCAATCATCCCGATATAATTGAGTTTATTACTGTAAAGGAACAGGAAGGTGTTTTAAATAATTTTAACCTTTCTGTAGCAGTCAGTGATGAATTTATGAAAAAAGTAGAAAATGATGAGAAATACAGGTTAATAAACCCAAGAAATGGAAACACTGTAAAAAAACTACGTGCCCATGATGTATTTGAACTGATAGCCAGAACTGCGTGGAAATGCGGAGATCCTGGAATTATATTCCAGGATGAAATAAACAGAAAAAACACAGTCCCTTATGCAGGTAAAATCCAGGCTACAAATCCCTGCGTTACTTCAGATACATGGATAATGACTGAAAAAGGTCCACGACAGGTCAAAGAACTAATTGACAGAGGTTTTACTGCTATTTTGAATGGTGAAAAATGGAATGCATCAGGGTTTTTTTCGACTGGAAAAAAACCTGTTTATAAATTAAAAACAAAAGAAGGTTTCAAGTTACGCCTCACCGAGGATCATAAGGTCTTGAAAGTGAATGGATTAACAAAGTACAGGATGAAAACTGAATGGGAAATGGTTAAAAATCTTAAAAATGGAGATAAGATTGTTTTAAACAATCATAGAAATTTTAATGGTTGGATGGGAGAGTTCAGCGAAAAAGAAGGGTATTTAATCGGTTTATCTGGAAGAAAAACAGTCCCCGAAAAGATGGAGAAATCATCTTCCAGGTTTTGTAAGGGCCTGATTAAAGGATTATTTGATGCAGATGGTTCTCTGGATGAAAGTGGAATTGAAGGAGTCAGCATAAGATTTCAAAATGATCCTGAAATTCTTAAATCAATTCAGCGTATGCTTTTAAGATTTGGAATAATCTCAAGAATTTCACAGCATGAAATCATAATATCCGATGAAAATATGTTCTATTTCCATGATCTAATTGGTTTTGATGATCCGGATAAATCAGAGAGGCTTAATAGAGTTATAAATAGCTGTAAAAGAAAAATGAAGCCCGGATGTTTTACTGCAACTGTAGATAAAATAGTTCCAGATTGCATAGAGGAAGTTTACGACATCCAAATTCCGGGAATCAATGCATTTGATGCAAATGGATTTTATATCCATAATTGCGGTGAACAACCCCTTTTTAATTATGAATCATGCAATTTAGGCTCTATTAATCTTGTAAAAATGGTTAAAAATAATAAAATTGATTTTGATAAGTTAAAAAGAACTGTTAAAACTGCGGTGCACTTTTTAGATAATGTAATTGATATTAACAGTTTTCCCCTCCAAAAAATAGAAACTGAAACCCTTAAAAACCGGAAAATTGGTTTGGGAGTTATGGGATTTGCAGAAATGCTTATAATGCTTGGAATTCCTTATGATTCCCAGGATGCACTTGATACAGCAGAAAAAATAATGGAATTTATTAATTTTCATGCTAAAGAAGCCTCTGTCAAATTTGGAAAGAGAAGAGGCTCTTTTCCAAATTTCAAAGGAAGTAAATACGATAAAGAAGGTATATCTACAATGAGAAATGCAACAGTAACTACTATTGCCCCCACAGGCACTATAAGCATGATTGCAGGCGTAACAAGTGGAATTGAACCTCTCTTTGCTGTTTCCTTTGTTCGTGATGTGATGGAAGGCGAAAAGTTACTGGAGGTTAATAAGCTTTTTAAAGATCTAGCAAAAAATAAAGGATTTTATAGCAAGGAATTAATGGCTAAAATCGCTAAAAAAGGCAGTATTCAAGATATTAATGAAATCGATGATGACATAAAAGAAATATTTGTAACAGCACACGATATAGAACCAAAGTGGCACATAAAGATGCAGGCTACCTTTCAAAAGCATGCAGATAATGCTGTTTCAAAAACAGTGAACCTGCCACCAGATGCAAGCCCTGATGATGTAAAAGAAATTATTTTACTTGCCTATAAACTTAAATGTAAAGGAATTACTGTGTATCGATATGGGAGCAAAAGAAAACAGGTTCTGTATTTAAATAATAAAAAATATTTAAGCGCAGGTTCAGAATATTCTGGAGGATGCCCCTCATTTAACTGTCCCTATTGA
- the hacA gene encoding homoaconitase large subunit, with protein sequence MNITEKILSRASKKEVHPGEIIEADVDLAMTHDGTSPPTIKIFSKIADKVWDPEKIVIVFDHNIPANNIGSAEFQKIARKFAKEQKIKNIYTHGEGICHQVLPEKGYIKPGSVVVGADSHTCTYGAFGAFATGMGATDIAMVYATGKTWFMVPETLKINVNGDLDKYVRAKDIILNIAGEIGASGANYRTLEFHGETIDSMDVSGRMTICNMAIELGAKNGIMEPNKNTLDYLENRGVTDFKVVKSDKDANYFKDYFFDVTGMEPQIACPHNVDNVVGISRIEGTSIDQAFIGSCTNGRLEDLKDAAEVLKGNKVHEDVRLIVVPASAEIYSDALREGIIETIVDAGAIICNPGCGPCLGAHMGVLGTDEVCIATTNRNFVGRMGDPESFLYLANPAVTAYSAIMGEIRNPQEGI encoded by the coding sequence ATGAATATCACAGAAAAAATCCTCTCACGGGCTTCCAAAAAAGAAGTACATCCTGGAGAAATCATTGAAGCTGATGTAGATTTAGCGATGACACATGATGGAACATCACCACCCACCATAAAAATCTTCAGTAAAATTGCAGACAAGGTCTGGGATCCTGAAAAAATCGTCATTGTTTTTGATCACAACATTCCTGCAAATAATATAGGTTCTGCAGAATTTCAAAAAATAGCAAGGAAATTTGCAAAAGAACAGAAAATAAAAAACATATACACTCATGGCGAAGGAATATGTCATCAGGTGCTTCCAGAAAAAGGATACATTAAACCTGGAAGTGTTGTAGTAGGTGCAGATTCTCACACCTGCACTTACGGCGCTTTTGGAGCATTTGCAACAGGAATGGGTGCAACAGACATTGCGATGGTATATGCAACCGGCAAAACATGGTTTATGGTTCCTGAAACATTAAAAATAAATGTAAACGGTGATTTAGATAAATATGTAAGAGCTAAAGACATTATTTTAAATATAGCTGGAGAAATAGGTGCTTCAGGTGCAAATTACAGAACTCTAGAATTTCACGGCGAAACAATAGATTCAATGGATGTTTCAGGGAGAATGACCATCTGCAACATGGCCATTGAACTTGGCGCTAAAAATGGGATAATGGAGCCAAACAAAAACACGCTTGACTACCTGGAAAATAGAGGAGTTACTGATTTTAAAGTTGTAAAGTCAGATAAGGATGCAAATTACTTTAAAGATTATTTCTTTGATGTAACAGGTATGGAACCTCAAATAGCGTGTCCACACAACGTAGATAATGTTGTGGGAATTTCCAGGATTGAAGGAACATCAATAGATCAGGCATTCATTGGGTCCTGTACAAATGGGCGTCTTGAGGATTTAAAAGACGCAGCAGAAGTTTTAAAGGGAAATAAAGTTCATGAAGATGTCAGGTTGATCGTAGTTCCTGCATCAGCTGAAATATACTCTGATGCACTGAGGGAAGGAATTATTGAAACCATTGTAGATGCTGGAGCCATAATATGTAATCCTGGATGCGGACCATGCCTTGGAGCACATATGGGTGTTTTAGGAACCGATGAAGTATGTATTGCCACTACAAACAGGAACTTCGTTGGTAGAATGGGAGATCCAGAATCCTTTTTATATCTTGCAAATCCAGCAGTTACCGCATATTCTGCAATAATGGGTGAAATACGAAATCCACAGGAGGGAATATGA